A genomic region of Miscanthus floridulus cultivar M001 chromosome 3, ASM1932011v1, whole genome shotgun sequence contains the following coding sequences:
- the LOC136543459 gene encoding subtilisin-like protease SBT4.10, with protein sequence MSCPQARGAAAYVKSVHRDWSTAMIMSALITTATPMNTPGNAGTNDLKYVYDASEGDYIAMLCTQGYNATQLALIIGSNTTACSNGSTSTAAASAGDLNYPTMAARADPGKNFTLVVPRTITNVGASGVAAVYDMKVIFTDPADNLAVAVAPSRLEFNTQTPKASFTVTVSGVVPAAGQVISAAVVWSDNEHQVRSPVVVYTDSDD encoded by the coding sequence ATGTCGTGCCCACAAGCACGAGGCGCCGCAGCCTATGTCAAGTCCGTCCACCGCGACTGGTCCACGGCGATGATCATGTCGGCTCTCATCACTACAGCCACTCCGATGAACACGCCGGGCAATGCCGGAACAAACGACCTCAAGTACGTGTACGACGCGTCAGAAGGCGACTACATCGCCATGCTGTGCACGCAGGGGTACAACGCCACGCAGCTCGCGCTCATCATCGGCTCCAACACCACAGCCTGCTCCAATGGCTCCACATCGACAGCGGCCGCCTCCGCCGGTGATCTCAACTATCCGACCATGGCTGCACGAGCGGATCCTGGGAAGAACTTCACCTTGGTCGTCCCACGGACCATCACTAACGTCGGAGCTTCAGGTGTGGCCGCCGTGTATGACATGAAGGTAATTTTTACCGATCCAGCGGATAACCTCGCAGTTGCCGTGGCGCCGAGCAGGCTGGAGTTCAACACGCAGACGCCGAAGGCCTCGTTTACTGTGACGGTGTCCGGCGTGGTGCCCGCGGCTGGCCAGGTCATCTCGGCAGCCGTCGTGTGGTCTGACAATGAGCACCAAGTGAGGAGCCCAGTGGTGGTGTACACAGACTCTGATGATTGA